One region of Anoplopoma fimbria isolate UVic2021 breed Golden Eagle Sablefish chromosome 10, Afim_UVic_2022, whole genome shotgun sequence genomic DNA includes:
- the LOC129097438 gene encoding transcription and mRNA export factor ENY2-2 yields the protein MSKDSQMRAAINQKLIEMGERERLKELLRAKLVECGWKDQLKAHCKDVIKEKGLEHVTVEDLVTEVTPKGRALVPDSVKKELLQRIRAFLAQHATL from the exons ATGAGCAAAGACTCCCAGATGAGGGCTGCAATTAACCAGAAGCTGATAGAAATGGGGGAACGGGAGCG GTTGAAGGAGTTGCTCAGAGCAAAGCTGGTGGAGTGCGGATGGAAGGATCAGCTGAAAGCACACTGCAAAG ATGTGATCAAAGAAAAGGGTCTGGAGCACGTCACAGTGGAGGACCTGGTCACAGAAGTCACACCTAAAGGCAGAG CACTCGTACCGGACAGCGTGAAGaaagagctgctgcagagaatCAGAGCCTTTTTAGCTCAACACGCTACCTTGTGA